Within the Salvia hispanica cultivar TCC Black 2014 chromosome 4, UniMelb_Shisp_WGS_1.0, whole genome shotgun sequence genome, the region ATCAAATAGGTTGATCACCaacaaattattgaaatattaaaacttataaaaCGAAAAACATGAATTGGCTTCGCCCGGACTCGAACCGGAGACCTTCAGTGTGTTAGACTGACGTGATAACCAACTACACCACGAAACCTTGTTGCTCTGtccatgtattttgtttatatatactgGTGAATATTGTGTAGGAATTCAAATGTACAAACCAGACTTGCATAGTTCCAAACTCCGGCGTGGTCGAAACCAACTAATCACACCATGTTGgtttatatcaaattaatttaattagttacatCTCACTCTACTTATCACTTGTAACATTGGCTCACTTCAATTCTCGGCTTCACCAGACTAGAAGACagacaaaaaattaataaataaaaagcgCATTTGATTTGATCTATTCGTAATAATGTACACTGCATACACACTTGACAATTGACAAGGAAGTGCCCTATTTATGTTTGAAAATCACTATACAAAGCCTCCATCATAGTCTATCCCGTCGCATCCAGCCAATTACTGCAACAGATGCTGTTTGAAGAAGAACTAACCAACTGCTCTCTGCTGGCTTGCTTCAAATGCATAAGACCTAGACTTTATGCATAATCTCTCTCAAAACTGAATGATGGTGTCATTTGGCCACATCCAGTTAGTTCAGTTCCCATTAAACTGGAGAGTGTGATGGCAGAAATGCTGAGATTGGTTAAGAAAATCATAACAGCATTTAACCTCAGAGTTAGCTCCACGCCCAAGTTTGGAAACAAGATCACTGCTGCCAATGTTCAGATTCTGGGTGGATAAGGGAACTATAACTTTGCCGGTTGCACGTGTGCTCAATTGCTGAGATGAAGTCTGATACCTCTTTGCATGTGAGACAACGGCACAGCGATGGAGTTGGATCTTAATTTGTTGTCTCCAGTGGATTGCCTTGAAATCCGATGTATTTTACAATACCATCTCCTCCACATGTAAGGAAGCCATTAGAAACAACCTGAATGTCTGTGACTGCAGCCTGCAAAAGAGAGGGTGGATATTTAGTTCTACATTTTGAAACAGGAAGTGCTCGAGTCATAATAGACTGATAAAATTGGCACTTCAgccttttttaactaaaaataatggtGACTGTCTTTGGAATTACCCGAACAACTCCACCAAATCCACGAGAGCTAGGTTGCAAGAAGGTGTGCCTTTCATGCAATTTTGGCCAGTGAAATACTAACTTGGCCCTCTTCGCATCCCAAAGCTTCACATCCCCATCCTTACTCCCAGTCAAGAAGAAACTGGTATTTGGAATTGTAGAAATTTTGGTGATACTCCCTTCATGCAGATAATGACAGTGTCAGTTTAAGCTCTGTATTTGAGCTAATAATATACATAGAGAGAGATGGTGAGATACATTGAGAATTTTACTCAACCTTAGAGGTAAGAATGATGCAAAATGTGAATTATGCATGCATATTAATAGTGAATTTCATGCATATGAAATTCCCGAATAATTCACCATTAGTGAAATTCAACCAGGTGCTTTTCCACAAATTTCTTATGCATGGGATTTACTGTGTTTATGCATGCATAACATTTATGTGTCATTCTCAATTCTCACGAATATCTACCATTCTCACTGGATCCTTCCCACGTGTATGCATATAAGTTACGGTACCTGAGTGGGCCTTTGGTATGTACCAAAGCATACCATTCCTATTTTGGTCACCAGTTTTGCTACGCATATCAACAGAAGATGAAGCATTCATATTATGTTCCCCAGGATCCAAGTGCTTGTGTTTCTTAGTCCTTCCTGTAGCTATGTAACGGAAGTCGTGAAGCCCAACATCACCACCTTTTCCACCAGTTAAAATGAGAGGAGAGACAGAACCACTCCCTATGTCATTATCGAAAACGGCAAGGGATCGAGCACCTCCTGGATCAAGAAAGCACACATTCTTTTTTGAAACAGGAAAGGatgcattattaaattataacaaattcTGAACATAGTTCACCAGaaacttaaataaaacaaacctTCATGACACATTATTGAAGCTTGAGAAGTAGCTGGAGGAGCAAGTGTGTCCCATACAACAACATTCACCCCATTGGAGCTGTATCCTGCTGCAGCCACAATTGATCCACTTGCCGTAACATAAGTAACATCCCTATAATGACGAGATGAAATCAGAAGGCAActaaaaagcaagaaaaaggACCTGGAGCATGCAAATGCCAGTGGTAAATGCCTGTCAGGGAAGAAGCATAGAGCAAATTTTCAAGTGATACAGAAACCAGCAGACAATAAACTCCTTTTACAAAAAATCTATAAAGAATAATAAAGAGCAGAATTTTTCCCCCTGGGGAAAAACTAGGCAGATTGGGAACCAGCAAAAAAGAATAAGAGCGAGATTGGGCAAAAAATTGTATTTGCCTATTTCACTTCTGGCAGAATGTCTCACGAAAGTAAAGAAAGTATAGTTATTCAATTGCAGACTTTATCAgcagtttaattatttagagTAGTTACTCACGCAGTATGATTGTTAAAGCAGACAGAAGATTCTGTAGGATGAATGTTACTTCTTCCTCCCACTTCAAGCTGCCACGTGCATACAGTTCCATCTAATGCGGCAGTCACAAATCTGTGTCCACAGTGGTCAAAACGCGCAGCAGACACAGTGGCAAGAGCATAAGGTGTAGGTACATTTGCAGCCGGAAGTACTCCATAGGTTGCAGTAGCTGTGCCCTTCCCAAACTGAAAGATCATATTTTAGATTGATTTTCATGGTAAACAAGAGCAATGAGAgggaattttaagaaaatgcaTATACTGCTTCCTGCATATTTTAAACTATGCCCACTGTAGTTTTATTTCTACACATGCCTTCTGTACTTACACATGCCTTCTGTACTTTGCCCTTTGATCAATAACGCAGGAAGCACAAggttttctaatttttcatttattttctttgagaaAGTACAAGggtataaatgaaattttgaatacaaatcaaaaaggttagtagaagaaaattacTCAGggcaaatattgaaaaatgaatggaTAGAGAGGGAAGGAGTGAGATTTAGAGTGGAAGAGGCAAGGGGTAAAAATGGAAGCACAGAAACATACCTCCCAAAGGTATATGCGAGTATTGCTGGAACCAACCAAGAAGAAAGGCCTGCATGGATGTGATGCAAATGCGCTTGTCCTTACACTATCAATTGTTGCAGGTGGATCAAGGAACTCATCAAAACTTTCTTGTAGATCCCAATCAAGGCTGGATGCTCCCATACCAGCATATCCTGGAATGCCAAAGGCTCCCCCACCAGTTAATTCTCCTCCTGGTTGCACCAAGGAGCCTGCACCAATTGTGGCCCCTCCCAACCCAAGGTGTGTGGCCTTCTTACTTCCAAAGCCCACAGCAGAAGAACCATTTGTAGGAACTGGAGTGGACTCGTATCCTGCCCACCCATTGTGCGGCCAGTCTGCTTCTCCCCAAATACATTCAGCTTTATACCTATCAGGAATCCCATCCTCCCAGTTGAAATATACTATCCCCTGAAATGGAAACCATTAGCATATGCACAGGGAAAACcaatcaagaaataaattattactgGGGAAATTTTGGCTATATCACAGCACAAGCACccatttgaacaaaagaaatacataGACAACAGCTCAAATATAGCTTAAAGCTTGTTTACAAAAGGTTGATCCGAtacgaaaatttaaaaaaaaaatgtaaaatctaCTTCATAAAACTGAAGGCAAGTTCACAGGTACTATTAGttcttattttcaaaattaaaggaTAAATTGAGGAAGCAGGATAAAGATAGCAGAAGCTAATCCTACTAAAATTGCAAAAGGCTCATAGTGGCTCAAACCCACAGGACATGGCCAAAGATTACAGATCCTTCcaaattaaactagtatttcaTCCTCCACCAATCTACAATATTTGCACCCTACAAAGCTAACAATTGAGTGATAACAAATTCAAGtttttaattatcatttatatatgcttcaaaacaaattcaaacaacCAATAGCAGATAAGCTCCAAAGTTTTCATGTACTAGACAGCCCTTTACATTCAGGAAAAGCAAAACATAATGAACCAAACACAGGTACAAACCTTCTTATTGCTAGCAAGTGTAGCCTGGGATTGATCGATGGAGTTTATGCACAGAGCCTGCTCCAAAAATTAAAGCAGGTGAGgcgaaattaaaattatatggaatTGCAGAACTATATATAGGGATAGGAAAGGGTGCAAGGGTACCTCCAAAAGTTCTCCATTTCTTCTACATATTTCTTTAGGATTTTGGAAAGGCATCACCCTCTTTGAGTCACATGTATTATTATCATCAGAAGTTTTAAAAGGATGATCTGGGGTTGTACATGCTAAAGGTGATCCAATTGCACGAGGACTACCAAATCCATCTTCTTTATCCCAATTTTCCTCTAATCCGAACTCTGCTGTGATGCTTGCATATGCATAACTCCATCCACTAGATGACTTTTGCTTAATGTATGGTAGCCAATTGTGATACTCTTTCTCAAAGGTTCCACGAAGGATTTCGGAACCAGCAAAAATATTCCTTAACTTATCAAGATCTGGCAACTCATTGCCGTGGTCTAATGGTTTTGGATATTCAATCATTGGATTAATATTCTCCCCTCCTGATTGATACAGACCATTTTCAAAGGATGAAAGGTTATTTTTGTTCAAAGTATTTGCTTCTTGAAGTAGGTACGTTGCAAATTGCTTTGAACAATAAAACGAAATATCTGAGCACGTGAGCTTGAGAAACTGAACCAAAGTGCTAGAGGTCAATCTGGCTTGTTGCTGTAGATTATTTCCATCAAGTTCTAATACAGGGGGAGGCccagaagaaaaaaaatcttcaGGTACTTCAGGCAATGTACTGAGTTGATGTTCCAAGAATTTAGACATGCACACCCAAAAAGAAGAACTGATGATATGCCAGGCCTTGTTATCAGAAACTGCTCCGCTTGGTTCCTGCTTTTGTCCTGACTCAACATACACTAAACCATGAGCTAGCAACTCCATAACCTCACTAATAAGTTTATTCAGATTCTCCATCTTCAACCCATTAGAGCCACTTTCGTCCAGTAAATTAGACAGAATAGGTCCAATAGATACAATAATAGCTTTGAAATTCTTTTGAAGCCAAGCTGTAGCAAAAAGTATATGGAATTCAAACAAACTGacaacaaataaaagtaaCTTCTGAAAATCTACAGCTTGGGATCTTAGGAACAGCTGCAACATAGCTCTTAGACACATAAATGTCTCTGTCATGCCCTGATCTGACAAACCCCACACAGTAAGCCAGCATAACCTGCCTTCACTAGAAAGACTATCCACGGAAAAATATGTTGATCTCAAGCAGTTTTTGCAAGAGGCAACAATATATTTCACATACAGTGATAACATTTCTTCAGTAGCTTTAAACAGATTGGATGgagaacaaaacaaatcatCAGGGCGATTACTCTTTTCTTGCGACAGGAACTTTGGAGCATAATCTTGTAATATGTAGTGTCCAATAAAGTCTAGACCATTATGGCACAAAGACAATACAATCTGTGtaagcaaaacaaaaaagtttAGGTAACCCCAAAATGATTAGAATGCAGTGCACTTGTTCAAATCAACACCAATTACCATTTTAATTAGATGGAGAGGAACCAAGAGGAATTTTTGCTGGAAATATGTAATAGCTTCTGTCAACTTGTCTTCAAATTCCTTCAGTAATTTCTCAAAGTCCTGACGGTCAACCTCCAGGTTTATAGCCTCTTTGAAAGAAGATGGcctatcattttctaaagaGCTTGGATGTTCTTTCATCAAGGTTGACATGTACTGCAATGCTAAATATAACTTACAATACGATATAATATGGAAAGATGTCTCTTCCAACATCCAGTTTGAGGAGTTCTCATACACAGATGGTTGTGTCAATTCAGCAGGAAGATCACCAGTTGGGTTATGCGTCAAGCTCCCATGGGTAGGGCCACCAAATATGCTCACAGATGACAAAAGGCTCTCCAACGCTTCAAGCTTGTTGGGAAACAAAATAGAACTGGCCATTACTCTTTTGATTTAGAAATCATCCTTGAAGATAAAACTATACAGATGGGCAAGCAGAAGCTCAGCATGCTAATAATTACTTCTCCAAGATATACTCATAGAagtgaaaattttataatccTTAAGCATACTGTCATCGCCATAAAGAAGAAGGAAGCTTTAGGAAGAGTAATTTCCGGTTCCATAGTCAATAACTATCATCAACATGTGCTATTGCCTATAGCCTATTATACTATTGAAGTAATAGCATCACGTAATACTGTACATTTTACTAGAGTTACAGCCTAAACATAAGTCCAAATAAATTGTGTAGAGACACTTACAGGTAGCCCACATCTTCGGAAGGAAGTAATATTCATCAGAGATGCCCACCGACAGAGATTAGCAGCATTAAGCTCCCCAACagcatttttcaatttagtttTGTTTGCCAACATCAGGCAATATTGACCAATACTTGGATCCAGAAAACAGGTATGAGAGGATGAAAGGACAGAAATATTGACCTCCGAACCCACTTCAGCACCAAGCATTCTGAAAAACGATTGGGGATAATTTCCCAATAGCCACTGCtcccaaaatgataaaataggaCATTCAACAATATGAATATAAGGTGCATGACAGAGAAACCTGacatataaataaagtttataGTGCTGTAGAGATTATCCTTACCTCTAGAAAACTTGCCATCCAGAAGTCGCCTTTTGATAGTGCAGATGGGAGGAGAAACTTTACAATGAGATTGCATTCTAAAGGTCCACCACATCCCTCTATGAGACGACATATTACAAGAGCAAGCTGTTCATCTCCAAGGTTCTTGGCACAGACTGTCACAGCAGAAGAAGCATCTCCTCCGAGCAAAAAGAAAGCTACTGCTAGCTCCAGTTGATGTTTTCCCAATAGTACATAAGCATTTTTAATAGCTGCAGCCTTATGTTTATCTTCCTATAAAGAAAGTTGGTTCAGTTAACTCATTCAAATTAAGGAACAATCTGACACCATCTAGAAGAGTAACTTCTATAGGACCGTCTAGGTGAAAGTAGCAaaagatatatatattcataaagCAAATGTTAGAGAGGGTACAGGGTAGTGTAGATAGGTTGATAACTTGCTAGCTTCAAGGGTTTTGGTTAAAAAGGAGAACAAAATGCATAaagaattttttgtttgttgtcCATGAAAACtaagaaagaaacaaaattcaaGGAGCGTGTAATGCAAATGGTGAAATTTATTAACCTCACAAACATGAGAGGAGAACTGAGAAATGAGTATACACTATTCCCTCGGGCACCAAACATCACCATTACCATTTGCCTTCAGATAATTTTTTCTAGCACACATATCTGGCCTTTACTTCCTTTGATTTCActcaattttttccttttcctcaACTTAACCATCAAATGAATTTGGCCTTACAGGAGTAATAATGTCTCCTTTTTGTGTGTGTTACTTTAGTATTAAAGTACCGCAACATGTGGCATTGAGCATAGATCAgaagttatattttttaagaatttgtTTATGTGCATACAATTCTCTGGGTTTCTCTGGGATCTATGTTAGCCACAAGTTCCCAAAGTTTGCTGATCTAATACAATCTCCCTTAATGGATTACAAAATAACTGCACAAGGGTATGGATTTTGACACTCAAAATTGGCAGCTGAAGAGTTTAAGCTTTTTATCTTACGTGAGGTTAAAGAAAATTGTGATAGATCATTAGATACCTGAAAGTTTCTAAAGAGAAATCCCGCTAATGGTTTATCCTTTTCATCTTTGCTTATTTTGAAGAGGCCAGCCAAAACTTGAAGCCTGTTTAACACAATATAAAGGAGTAAACAGGCCTTAggatctttcttcttcatataCTGTTGTCTAGCCAGCTTTTCCATCTGCAGTAAGAAAGACACTGTCAAACCCCTAGATAAGAATGACTAAGAGGGAAGACAACCACCCTTCCATGCATCTTACAAGATTATTCTACGATGGAGGTGCTCAACAATTCAGTTCTAgctatcaaaaataaaaatttgcaaataaaaaataaatataaatcatcTAAACTGGCAGCTGCAAAAGTGTTATAGAATATGTTATAGAATAAGTATCCCACATCAGTTATGTGACCTACTCTGGCTTAGTCtcttgtactatatatatgtgcttTATGAATTAATGACAAAACCTACTATTCCATGATATTTAACTCATATCTTTAGTGatattatttacaaataaacCCTTCCAATCTGAAAAGGTATACAAAGGACAAAATATCTTTCAGAGCATAAGATTGACATCAAATAACATAATGGCACacacaaataaatacatatatactaGATATATTTCgtgagaaatgagaaatttgcaTTAACACGAATTGTGCATGCATAGTGCATAAATTCCATGAATTAGAGATGAATAAGCATCTGGGCTCGAATCCCCATAGGTCAAATTATTCGTTCATCTCTTATTCATGtatttatgtgtttatgcATGTTTAATTCATGTTGATGGATGTTACTCATTTCTCACATTAAATCCAATTCTCACCGGATCCCAAGAAGAGTATTAGAAGTATCTATGAGTATTCGTTCAGATGAAAACGATGCAGgcttatctataaatatatgacctaCACATGGAAACATGTACAGTGCTGTGAGTCATTAGCTACATACAAGAGCATTTTACTAGATGTAGTGCCTCTACATTATGCTTTTGCCATTCAGATTATGTTAGAGCCATAACAGAGCATAAGCAACTGCAAATATTTGTCTACTTTTTAGCATTAGCTCACACCATACCTTAACCCTCAACTGCGATACATTTGTATACCAGAACCCAACACCCATACTGCGCATTTCTTCCCAAGATGGCTCTGTTGGTAGTAACGAATTAAACAAATTGTCATGGCAATCTGAATGAAAAGCCCACCCAATGAGTCCTGGAGAGACAACAAACTCTTCCACCAGAGGCAACCTACTATATCTTTGAGCAAAATATAGTTGCTGGAACCTCACTGCAACCCAGAATCTTCAGTGAAAAAAAGGCTAGTCAGTTGATGGCAAACTACCATAGAGTTCTAAGAAATGGaatgtaaaattgaataatattagTGATAATGgttcaaagttcaaacttACCTCCGACCAGGTTCATCTAGACTTCCATAAGCAGAAGTTGAGTTAGCATTACCAACTTCTCGTAGAAGATCAACAAGTGCAATGGCCTGTATCTTTTCGTCTGTATTTATGCAATTATAAGAATGCAAACTCTCAAGAGATTCAATGAAGCCATCAAATTCAGATTTGGACAGCGATGAAGTCATGGTGGAATTATGAGCACCATAACCACCCTCCGGGACAGAGTTAAATAAACCCGTGTGAAGTTGGGATGTACTCCAATGAAATACGTTACCACTTGAATGAAGTGGAAGAATCCCATCAAGATAATCTGACAAGGGAACTGGTGAAACTAAACTGCTAGGCATTTTAGCACCATGACCTTGTTCAGACAAAGTGCCAGAAGCAAGATGTTTAGCAAGATGGCGTAGAGCTATAAACGCACGTTTCCAGTTACCTGAAGCCATAAAACAATAAGGTAAAGAAAAGTAATGATAAATGTTAAGCATTCTAACAACTAAGAACATGAACATCATGAAGTTCCAAGTAGAATGAGTTAACAAAGCAAAAGGGATCCATGTCATTAGATATATATGTTGACTAAATGTACTCCCTTAGTGACATCCAAGAAGATGGCAAGCATCCAGCTAGAGCTATTGCATGGACTATGTATGCCTTTCTCCAAACAGATTTCAGAGTGGGGAATAAAAAGAGTTTGTTTCAGAAGATAAATTCTGCTTTTAATtctcaaatttcaaacaacTAGGAAACAGGTGGTTAAAGCTGTTAAGTATTTGGAACCAGGGTCTCAAAAGTTTGAGGTTCACATTAGGACAGAAACTACTTTTAATTGACAATTCATCATTGTAAATTGGTGTTCATGCTGATTTAAACAGATGAAACATTCACCATCAGTTTAAAGGATAAAGAGACACAAAAacttaacataaaaatattagtaaccATTTCATGACCAGCAGTACCTGAGCACAAGTTATTAAAAAGGGCCTCTGGGTGAAATAGAGGCAAAGATCCTCCTATCTTTTCGGCTATTTCTGACATGCTCCAGAAACATTTTTCGGTGGCATAACTGTACCACTGGAAGCTCTCAACATTGTTTTTCATCTTTGCAGGGGGCTGCGACTCATATTTGCCTCCAATTTTTGATAGTGCTTTTTCAGAATCAGTGAAAGTTGAATAGTGCACAATGTCATGGGAGCCAGTGTAATCAGATAACGACAAAAAGTGActgaaaatactaaaatacttGTCGTGAACTACTACAGCTGTGCCCTTAGGGCCCCAAAGGAAGTCAGAAATAGGAGGTAGATTACTCTTAGCTGCAATGCATATCCAAGCATTTTCTTCCATAGGCTTCTCTGATTTTAATTCACCTTGACCCCCACGGCGTCGTGAAGCATATATCCGCAAATCATT harbors:
- the LOC125185681 gene encoding uncharacterized protein LOC125185681 isoform X3, producing MLVLSMKVEAIQWTVSGDGIISGGIDVVMWRKKEKSWEIAWSFKPKIPQVLVSTTWSACGLSATAPWSEVQVGGSSAFPNDAGDCVLVFQFDGHSKYPQHELRHPMPIGMIQWRPSTGKPPSKHAKHAQRPILLTCCLDGSVRLWGEIDDGRIRRNVKDNSDHKAKLSFCVLSVIEVNQTLNGILGSDVFVRWAMDVEGVTVNDKEVCYYSCSDNLQHDTAARCEWLIGFGRERVITMWAIHCLDDFAPVRFPRVTLWKKHDLVSSVVEPSQLLMHKVCIMRTQVSGSPALCSLVQLSPCNSFSWWQLYSQTSASMKLESASDVHANSSLAACAKGVLEVEGHIDKILQIAVHPFSFEVKLAASLDRNGMLLFWSFSTFFNSHIGQPISTPSWKLCGKPAIIDHSPKYTCLSWAPTVLGDSNVLLMGHSNGIDCFLVKVLKNNEQKITYHNLFSLPLVIEGQEQVLTRMSSIPLPCNCDGNSVSSKFLLIALWMDTFRALSWEITIHCDYSQGSCLNDHWKTFEGDFSGKQYLVAVDPASSVIPVTNNDDKVTSCAVVCPSDLVSSSQKLSSPDEIGSTCYAYHMITGCFNGSLKLWRSMPLDSLSSDKKWALVGVLTSQQGPILNVSMSPCGQKIASASKNSLSKNHSTTLCIWECLHVKGVGSFMLEDKLCFDGVIVAFNWLKMGIGQLLLAVCSQNDLRIYASRRRGGQGELKSEKPMEENAWICIAAKSNLPPISDFLWGPKGTAVVVHDKYFSIFSHFLSLSDYTGSHDIVHYSTFTDSEKALSKIGGKYESQPPAKMKNNVESFQWYSYATEKCFWSMSEIAEKIGGSLPLFHPEALFNNLCSGNWKRAFIALRHLAKHLASGTLSEQGHGAKMPSSLVSPVPLSDYLDGILPLHSSGNVFHWSTSQLHTGLFNSVPEGGYGAHNSTMTSSLSKSEFDGFIESLESLHSYNCINTDEKIQAIALVDLLREVGNANSTSAYGSLDEPGRRFWVAVRFQQLYFAQRYSRLPLVEEFVVSPGLIGWAFHSDCHDNLFNSLLPTEPSWEEMRSMGVGFWYTNVSQLRVKMEKLARQQYMKKKDPKACLLLYIVLNRLQVLAGLFKISKDEKDKPLAGFLFRNFQEDKHKAAAIKNAYVLLGKHQLELAVAFFLLGGDASSAVTVCAKNLGDEQLALVICRLIEGCGGPLECNLIVKFLLPSALSKGDFWMASFLEWLLGNYPQSFFRMLGAEVGSEVNISVLSSSHTCFLDPSIGQYCLMLANKTKLKNAVGELNAANLCRWASLMNITSFRRCGLPLEALESLLSSVSIFGGPTHGSLTHNPTGDLPAELTQPSVYENSSNWMLEETSFHIISYCKLYLALQYMSTLMKEHPSSLENDRPSSFKEAINLEVDRQDFEKLLKEFEDKLTEAITYFQQKFLLVPLHLIKMIVLSLCHNGLDFIGHYILQDYAPKFLSQEKSNRPDDLFCSPSNLFKATEEMLSLYVKYIVASCKNCLRSTYFSVDSLSSEGRLCWLTVWGLSDQGMTETFMCLRAMLQLFLRSQAVDFQKLLLFVVSLFEFHILFATAWLQKNFKAIIVSIGPILSNLLDESGSNGLKMENLNKLISEVMELLAHGLVYVESGQKQEPSGAVSDNKAWHIISSSFWVCMSKFLEHQLSTLPEVPEDFFSSGPPPVLELDGNNLQQQARLTSSTLVQFLKLTCSDISFYCSKQFATYLLQEANTLNKNNLSSFENGLYQSGGENINPMIEYPKPLDHGNELPDLDKLRNIFAGSEILRGTFEKEYHNWLPYIKQKSSSGWSYAYASITAEFGLEENWDKEDGFGSPRAIGSPLACTTPDHPFKTSDDNNTCDSKRVMPFQNPKEICRRNGELLEALCINSIDQSQATLASNKKGIVYFNWEDGIPDRYKAECIWGEADWPHNGWAGYESTPVPTNGSSAVGFGSKKATHLGLGGATIGAGSLVQPGGELTGGGAFGIPGYAGMGASSLDWDLQESFDEFLDPPATIDSVRTSAFASHPCRPFFLVGSSNTRIYLWEFGKGTATATYGVLPAANVPTPYALATVSAARFDHCGHRFVTAALDGTVCTWQLEVGGRSNIHPTESSVCFNNHTADVTYVTASGSIVAAAGYSSNGVNVVVWDTLAPPATSQASIMCHEGGARSLAVFDNDIGSGSVSPLILTGGKGGDVGLHDFRYIATGRTKKHKHLDPGEHNMNASSSVDMRSKTGDQNRNGMLWYIPKAHSGSITKISTIPNTSFFLTGSKDGDVKLWDAKRAKLVFHWPKLHERHTFLQPSSRGFGGVVRAAVTDIQVVSNGFLTCGGDGIVKYIGFQGNPLETTN